Proteins encoded together in one Desulfosporosinus meridiei DSM 13257 window:
- a CDS encoding efflux RND transporter permease subunit → MILADVSIKRPVFITVIFVVLLVVGILSYNRLTVNDMPQADIPYVTVTVEQRGASPEQLETKVTKLVEEAAGQISGVKHISSTITEGVSNTVLEFSMDKSADVAVQEVRDKVGSIRGQLPQEVEEPVIAKFDMSAEAIFSLAVSGTGETKELSQLVDDVVKKGLYTVKGVGAVNIQGNTGREIHILLDKEKLASFGLTTSEVVNSLQSDNLEMQGGKVTDASTEISLSTTSNINKVEDFSNVLIAKRAGSEIRVRDVAEVRDGMKDRESLCFYQGKPAIGIDIIKQSGANTVKVSENVKEELTRIAGLLPEGVKVDIVRDNSQAVKDTVNNVNKTVLEGCILAVAIIFLFLNKWQSTLTSAISLPISIITTFIAMKLMNFSINTMSMMAISLSVGLLIDDAIVVIENIERHLGMGKSPFQAAQDATSEIGLAVLATSLSVVAVFLPVALVSGFIGKIFIEFGLTVVFSMLVSLFVSFTLVPMMSAKLLKAEDKREKGIIGKFLGWFDQRFDKLAGNYSQLLKVVLRHRVKTLVLVFAMFAGSIALVPGLGFTFLPATDLGELTIDVGLDSGLSLEAAGQKAKNLESIALKYPEVRSMYTTVGMDEVSIYLKLSDKKERKDSAKDIAEKMRNDYEKVPGIEFAIYTASMGSGTAKDVTFNIRGNDYEQMQTIALAAKQMLREDPSARDISISYKAGKPKLQLEVDRDQAADLGVNSAAVGETLNTLFDGVVVSKFNGAKDRYDVRVSLEEDQRVDLGSLSGIYVSGSNERMVPLDQVTRKAFATTSSTLQRYDRAGEIELSANVTGISADDFSALNLQKLNHELQMPKGISLVLADDPMGDGFIELVIALGMGILFIFLVMAAQFESYIDPVAIMFALPLAIIGAILGLFIAGSQLSVMSLIGVILLMGLVAKNAILLVDYARQKRSEGAEIYNALAEAGLVRLRPIVMTSLAMIFGMLPSAFAQATGSEMYAPMAHAVIGGLITSTILTLFVVPVIYTLLDDCKKMFRRQSSVISVKG, encoded by the coding sequence TTTCCGGTGTAAAGCATATAAGTTCAACCATCACTGAGGGAGTGTCTAATACAGTTCTGGAGTTTTCTATGGATAAATCCGCAGATGTGGCGGTTCAAGAGGTGCGGGATAAAGTTGGCTCCATACGAGGGCAGCTGCCTCAAGAGGTTGAGGAGCCGGTTATTGCCAAATTTGATATGTCTGCCGAAGCTATTTTTTCTCTGGCAGTATCCGGGACAGGAGAAACTAAAGAGTTATCTCAATTAGTCGATGATGTTGTAAAAAAGGGTCTCTATACGGTTAAAGGCGTTGGTGCAGTAAACATCCAGGGTAATACAGGACGTGAAATACATATTCTGCTGGATAAGGAAAAGCTCGCTTCCTTTGGCTTAACTACGTCAGAAGTAGTTAATAGCCTGCAAAGTGATAATCTTGAGATGCAGGGCGGTAAGGTGACGGATGCCAGCACAGAAATTTCCCTTAGTACAACCAGTAATATCAATAAAGTTGAGGATTTTAGTAACGTTCTGATTGCCAAACGGGCAGGATCTGAGATCAGAGTGCGTGATGTAGCAGAAGTGAGGGATGGAATGAAGGATAGGGAATCTCTCTGCTTTTATCAAGGCAAGCCGGCCATAGGGATTGATATCATCAAACAATCAGGGGCCAATACAGTAAAGGTATCAGAAAACGTTAAAGAAGAATTGACGAGAATTGCAGGACTGCTGCCTGAAGGAGTAAAAGTTGACATTGTTCGTGATAATTCCCAGGCAGTAAAGGACACGGTCAACAATGTTAATAAAACTGTCCTGGAAGGGTGTATCCTGGCAGTTGCCATTATCTTTCTCTTCTTGAATAAATGGCAAAGCACCTTGACAAGTGCTATTTCTCTGCCTATCTCCATCATTACCACGTTTATTGCCATGAAGCTCATGAATTTTTCCATTAATACCATGTCAATGATGGCCATATCACTTTCCGTCGGACTGCTGATCGATGACGCAATTGTTGTCATAGAAAATATTGAGCGCCATCTGGGTATGGGTAAATCCCCCTTTCAAGCAGCCCAAGATGCTACTTCTGAAATTGGTCTGGCAGTACTTGCCACGTCCCTGTCCGTCGTAGCTGTCTTTCTCCCAGTTGCCCTGGTCAGCGGATTCATCGGGAAAATATTTATTGAGTTTGGCCTGACAGTTGTATTTAGTATGTTAGTTTCGTTGTTCGTTTCTTTTACTCTGGTACCCATGATGTCTGCTAAACTGCTCAAGGCAGAGGATAAAAGGGAAAAAGGGATTATTGGCAAGTTTTTAGGATGGTTTGACCAAAGGTTTGATAAACTTGCGGGAAATTATTCACAATTACTTAAGGTAGTCCTCCGCCACAGGGTGAAAACTCTGGTCTTGGTTTTCGCTATGTTTGCGGGAAGTATCGCTTTAGTTCCCGGGCTGGGCTTCACCTTTCTACCTGCCACAGACTTGGGGGAACTTACCATCGATGTGGGGCTGGACTCAGGTTTATCCCTGGAGGCGGCAGGACAAAAAGCTAAAAACTTGGAAAGTATTGCTTTAAAATATCCTGAAGTACGGAGTATGTATACTACAGTAGGCATGGATGAAGTATCAATTTACCTGAAGTTGTCTGATAAAAAGGAACGAAAGGACAGTGCCAAAGACATCGCTGAGAAAATGAGAAATGATTACGAAAAAGTTCCTGGGATAGAGTTTGCCATTTATACAGCTTCAATGGGATCGGGCACCGCAAAGGATGTCACCTTTAATATTAGGGGGAATGATTACGAGCAGATGCAAACTATTGCCCTGGCAGCAAAACAGATGTTGAGGGAAGATCCCAGTGCTCGGGATATAAGCATTAGTTATAAGGCAGGAAAGCCTAAGCTACAGCTGGAGGTGGATCGTGATCAGGCAGCAGATCTGGGAGTCAATTCGGCTGCGGTAGGAGAAACCCTAAATACGCTGTTTGACGGTGTCGTCGTGAGCAAGTTTAATGGAGCAAAAGACCGCTATGATGTGAGGGTTTCCCTGGAAGAAGATCAGCGCGTGGACTTAGGCAGCTTGAGCGGGATCTATGTCTCAGGCTCAAATGAGCGTATGGTTCCCCTGGACCAGGTGACCCGCAAGGCTTTTGCAACCACCTCTTCCACCCTGCAAAGGTACGACAGGGCAGGAGAAATTGAACTCTCAGCCAATGTTACAGGGATTTCTGCCGATGATTTTTCAGCGTTAAATTTGCAAAAGCTCAATCATGAACTACAGATGCCCAAGGGTATTTCTCTTGTACTGGCTGATGATCCAATGGGAGATGGCTTTATTGAGCTGGTAATAGCCTTGGGAATGGGCATTCTCTTTATATTCCTGGTTATGGCAGCCCAGTTTGAGAGCTATATTGACCCGGTAGCGATTATGTTTGCTCTGCCTTTGGCTATTATCGGAGCAATACTTGGCCTGTTTATTGCCGGCAGTCAGCTAAGCGTCATGTCTTTGATCGGGGTCATTTTGTTGATGGGCCTAGTTGCCAAGAATGCTATTTTGCTGGTTGACTATGCCAGACAGAAGAGAAGCGAAGGAGCAGAGATCTATAACGCCTTGGCGGAAGCTGGACTGGTAAGGCTGCGTCCCATCGTGATGACGTCTTTGGCTATGATTTTCGGCATGCTGCCTTCAGCATTTGCGCAAGCAACCGGCTCGGAGATGTATGCTCCAATGGCTCATGCGGTTATTGGGGGATTAATTACTTCAACGATTCTGACGTTATTTGTTGTACCGGTTATTTACACCTTGTTGGATGATTGCAAAAAAATGTTCAGAAGGCAATCCTCGGTAATCAGTGTCAAAGGATAA